Proteins found in one Polyangiaceae bacterium genomic segment:
- the fliD gene encoding flagellar filament capping protein FliD codes for MTGTISFGGIGSGLDTEGIVTGLVDASKGPLSALKSKAAATHAAVSTLSDLSGLLAKLSSAVQALDEPNDVASYSASSSSSAISVSALGTAQPGAYSITVDELAKEQRTYTNTFASSTDPLNQSGTLSIQVGSGTAIPITVATGDSLDTLATKINQSGERVSASVFYDGSNYRLQVRGMDTGAANAVTFTETGTTLGLTDAANTKQAAQDSKVTIDGFTVTRSTNEVAGAIQGLTLTLTEKTTSPVTVRVDPSSDALQAKIQTLVTTYNDVIKKIQATAGYGSQTASNPVLAGDSMLRGLSNKLSSSFGSAVSGAGTYQTLGAIGLGVDKTGMLVLDTQKLSNAVAKDPQNVQNLFAGVTGDDGVMDIMKSAVETYTQTGTGIIASRNEGLEARAKSLDDSVDREQTRLDAYAEMLRKQFQSMDTQVAAFNSQLDYLSKISSG; via the coding sequence ATGACCGGCACGATTTCTTTCGGAGGCATCGGCTCCGGACTCGACACCGAGGGCATCGTCACCGGCTTGGTGGACGCTTCCAAGGGACCCCTCTCCGCACTCAAGAGCAAGGCCGCCGCGACCCACGCCGCGGTCTCCACGCTGAGCGACCTGAGCGGTCTGCTCGCAAAACTGTCCTCCGCCGTACAGGCGCTGGACGAACCGAACGACGTTGCCAGCTATTCCGCGAGCTCGTCGTCTTCGGCCATTTCAGTCTCTGCGTTGGGCACCGCTCAGCCGGGCGCCTACTCCATCACCGTGGACGAGCTGGCCAAAGAGCAGCGCACCTACACCAACACCTTCGCCAGCTCGACCGACCCGCTGAACCAGAGCGGAACTCTGAGCATTCAGGTGGGAAGCGGCACTGCCATCCCCATCACGGTGGCGACCGGGGACTCGCTGGACACGTTGGCGACCAAGATCAACCAGAGCGGCGAACGAGTCAGCGCCTCCGTGTTCTACGACGGCAGCAACTACCGGCTGCAAGTGCGCGGCATGGACACCGGCGCCGCCAACGCAGTGACCTTCACCGAGACGGGCACCACCCTCGGCCTCACGGATGCCGCGAACACCAAACAGGCCGCCCAAGACTCGAAGGTGACCATCGACGGTTTCACCGTGACGCGCTCGACCAACGAGGTGGCCGGAGCGATCCAAGGGCTCACCTTGACCCTCACCGAGAAGACGACGTCTCCGGTGACGGTACGCGTGGACCCGTCGTCGGACGCGCTGCAGGCCAAGATCCAGACGCTGGTGACGACCTACAACGACGTCATCAAGAAGATTCAGGCCACGGCGGGCTATGGCAGCCAGACCGCGAGCAATCCCGTGCTGGCGGGCGATTCCATGCTCCGGGGGCTCTCGAACAAGCTCTCGAGCTCCTTCGGCTCCGCCGTGAGCGGCGCGGGCACCTATCAAACGCTGGGCGCCATTGGCCTGGGCGTCGACAAGACCGGCATGCTGGTTCTCGACACTCAAAAGCTGTCCAATGCCGTCGCGAAGGATCCGCAGAACGTTCAGAACCTGTTCGCCGGCGTGACCGGGGACGACGGCGTCATGGACATCATGAAGAGCGCCGTCGAAACCTACACGCAAACCGGCACCGGCATCATCGCGTCCCGCAACGAAGGCCTGGAGGCGCGAGCCAAGTCCCTGGACGACAGCGTGGACCGCGAGCAGACGCGGCTGGATGCCTACGCCGAGATGCTCCGCAAGCAGTTCCAATCGATGGACACGCAAGTAGCCGCCTTCAACAGCCAGCTCGACTACCTCTCCAAGATCAGCTCGGGATAG
- a CDS encoding OmpA family protein, which translates to MDLDQEEEEEVEEGAPAWMATFSDMATLLLTFFVLLLSFANMDVQNFRVALGSVKEAFGVQVNVRGDFEGLTTSPVELSQVQSLPHIDVTTRDEDKDELAAVTDYVKKKGLADKIEVVGTSKGIVLRIKDVVLFKTGSDQLMADANPIMETVGELFKRFNGELSVDGHTDNVPISKGRFPSNWELSTARSISVMRNLVDNYQVDGKRVRVAGYADSRPIADNDTPEHRAKNRRVEFLFETPPKKSIRENTSRAFRLPFHAGP; encoded by the coding sequence ATGGATCTCGATCAGGAAGAAGAAGAGGAGGTCGAAGAAGGCGCACCAGCATGGATGGCCACCTTCAGCGATATGGCCACACTGCTGCTCACGTTCTTCGTGCTGTTGCTCTCTTTCGCCAACATGGATGTGCAAAACTTCCGCGTTGCCCTCGGTTCCGTGAAAGAAGCCTTCGGCGTGCAGGTCAACGTGCGCGGAGACTTCGAAGGTCTGACCACCAGCCCGGTGGAGCTCTCGCAAGTGCAGAGCCTGCCGCACATCGACGTGACCACCCGGGACGAAGACAAGGACGAGCTCGCGGCGGTCACGGACTACGTGAAGAAGAAGGGGCTGGCGGACAAGATCGAGGTGGTGGGTACGTCCAAGGGCATCGTGCTGCGAATCAAGGACGTGGTGCTGTTCAAGACCGGGTCCGACCAGCTCATGGCGGACGCGAATCCGATCATGGAGACGGTGGGGGAGCTGTTCAAGCGCTTCAATGGCGAGCTCTCGGTCGACGGTCACACGGACAACGTGCCCATCAGCAAGGGACGCTTCCCGTCCAACTGGGAGCTCTCCACCGCGCGCTCCATCTCCGTGATGCGGAACCTGGTCGACAACTACCAGGTGGACGGCAAGCGGGTTCGAGTTGCCGGCTATGCCGACAGCCGTCCCATCGCCGACAACGACACACCGGAGCACCGCGCCAAGAACCGCCGCGTGGAGTTCCTGTTCGAGACGCCGCCCAAGAAGTCCATCCGTGAAAACACGAGCCGCGCCTTCCGCCTGCCGTTCCACGCGGGGCCCTGA
- a CDS encoding flagellin FliC yields MAMVVQTNVASLEAQRHISGNQKALMSSFNKLASGYRVNSASDDAAGLAISESMKSQVRSYTVAERNAADGISMAQTAEGALGEVHNVLGRMRELAMQASNGGLTSTDRGYLNTEFGLLKSEVTRIQDSTKYNGTKLVNATGGAVTFQVGLNNTASDHITVTFGGVGFTALLAATTVVSGAGATAALAALGRIDSAITTTSTARSKFGAAMNRLDVATSNIQTMRLNLSAANSRIRDVDVAEETAKMSKNQVLTQAGISVLAQANQIPQMAFSLIGR; encoded by the coding sequence ATGGCAATGGTAGTCCAGACGAACGTCGCCTCGCTCGAGGCTCAGCGACACATCTCCGGCAATCAGAAAGCCCTCATGTCCAGCTTCAACAAGCTGGCCAGCGGCTACCGCGTGAACTCGGCCTCGGACGACGCAGCCGGTCTCGCGATCAGCGAAAGTATGAAATCCCAGGTCCGCTCCTACACGGTGGCGGAACGCAACGCGGCCGATGGCATCTCCATGGCACAGACCGCGGAAGGCGCCCTGGGCGAGGTGCACAACGTGTTGGGCCGTATGCGCGAGCTGGCGATGCAGGCGTCGAACGGCGGCCTGACCTCGACCGACCGTGGCTATCTCAACACGGAGTTCGGCCTCCTCAAGTCCGAGGTGACCCGCATTCAGGATTCGACCAAGTACAACGGCACCAAGCTGGTGAACGCCACCGGCGGCGCCGTCACCTTCCAGGTGGGCTTGAACAACACCGCTTCGGACCACATCACCGTGACCTTCGGTGGCGTGGGCTTCACCGCGCTCCTGGCGGCCACCACGGTGGTTTCCGGTGCCGGTGCCACGGCGGCGCTGGCAGCCCTGGGTCGAATCGACTCCGCCATCACCACGACCTCGACGGCACGCTCCAAGTTCGGTGCGGCGATGAACCGCCTCGATGTCGCTACCAGCAACATCCAGACGATGCGCCTGAACCTCTCTGCAGCCAACAGCCGCATCCGCGACGTGGACGTGGCCGAAGAGACCGCGAAGATGAGCAAGAACCAGGTCCTGACCCAGGCCGGTATCTCCGTTCTCGCTCAAGCCAACCAGATCCCGCAGATGGCTTTCAGCCTGATCGGTCGGTAA
- a CDS encoding carbon storage regulator yields the protein MFVIARRRGQRVIIGSDLEIVVTEVHRGTVKLGIVAPKSQTILRGEVFDAIERANREACTTSLDDARSCVAPPRSVPPAQD from the coding sequence GTGTTCGTCATCGCTCGCCGTAGAGGCCAACGCGTGATCATCGGCTCCGACCTCGAGATCGTGGTCACCGAAGTTCACCGCGGAACCGTCAAGCTCGGCATCGTCGCTCCGAAGTCCCAAACCATCCTGCGGGGCGAGGTGTTCGACGCCATCGAGCGTGCGAATCGCGAAGCGTGCACGACCAGTCTGGACGACGCGCGGTCCTGCGTGGCACCGCCCCGCAGCGTGCCCCCGGCCCAAGACTGA
- a CDS encoding motility associated factor glycosyltransferase family protein, translated as MEHETGVFDVVAAVSEVEAVMLPNVDTLEDNMARLDLTEPTREAIRAAALEGRIEERDGAEVLLVEGRALDRTPMDPRWTNIPSEEGVVVVFGIGVGNTVRALREQFDGAVAIYEPNPGIARTLLEQGPHGLGDVDLFTSLHELEQTWPRISGATSSATIVRVVGYPELYPKENAELHSMVEQLVARSSVNVSTYRQRARTWVSDLLDNIELLADAPPFMALAGKLEGVPAFIVGAGPSLAKNAHLLDEARRKGLVIAVNSSAPALSRRGIEPQVVACLESVDVSHLLRDLPFMSRVIRAYSLTAHPATLRSGDGPLMPIFEALPELESALVKLTGQKGLPVCGSVSTAAFSLAQRLGCSPIVLVGQDLAYTGGHAYATGTAYEASRACISEDGKSLDLSWCTTLRETHDAGAAPMHDKEPLEWVTGWGGGEPVPSGLSFSPVRAWFGQAARVLARETPNLKLVNATEGGARIDGFQEVALAEILSGLPERGPSVEELVTRARAAARPLDAAAIADFLQEQVRATRRVRRAAEGLKKLARNALKHMDRDDAGRVARGFRKLEAAEAELRDSVRGAPLVDAWCFADVDAEMEVPDHSDDARAQARDGLLREARIATAVSRAATELVRRAEQIATRMKREPGPEKSRR; from the coding sequence ATGGAACATGAAACCGGCGTGTTCGACGTGGTAGCCGCAGTTTCAGAAGTCGAGGCCGTGATGCTCCCCAACGTGGACACGCTGGAGGACAACATGGCGCGACTGGACCTCACGGAGCCGACGCGCGAAGCGATTCGAGCGGCGGCCCTGGAGGGACGGATCGAGGAGCGCGACGGGGCCGAGGTGCTGCTGGTCGAGGGGCGCGCGCTCGACCGCACCCCGATGGATCCGCGTTGGACCAACATCCCTTCAGAAGAAGGGGTGGTGGTGGTGTTCGGAATCGGCGTCGGCAACACCGTGCGCGCCCTTCGCGAGCAGTTCGATGGCGCGGTGGCGATCTACGAGCCCAACCCCGGCATCGCCCGCACCCTCTTGGAGCAGGGCCCCCACGGGCTGGGCGACGTCGATCTGTTCACCTCGCTGCACGAGCTCGAGCAGACCTGGCCGCGCATCAGCGGCGCGACCTCCAGCGCCACCATCGTGCGCGTCGTGGGCTACCCCGAGCTGTACCCGAAGGAAAACGCCGAGCTCCACTCGATGGTCGAACAGCTGGTGGCACGTTCGTCGGTGAACGTCTCCACCTATCGGCAGCGTGCCCGAACCTGGGTGAGCGACCTGCTCGACAACATCGAGCTCCTGGCCGACGCCCCCCCGTTCATGGCCCTGGCGGGCAAGCTCGAGGGCGTTCCCGCGTTCATCGTGGGTGCAGGGCCCTCCCTGGCCAAGAACGCGCACCTGCTCGACGAGGCGCGGCGAAAAGGCCTGGTCATCGCCGTCAACAGCAGCGCACCGGCGCTGTCTCGCCGCGGGATCGAGCCGCAGGTCGTGGCCTGCCTCGAGTCGGTCGACGTCTCGCATCTGCTCCGCGACCTGCCCTTCATGTCGCGGGTGATCCGCGCCTACAGCCTGACGGCACACCCGGCCACGCTCCGCTCCGGAGACGGTCCGCTGATGCCCATCTTCGAGGCGCTACCGGAGCTCGAATCGGCGCTCGTGAAGCTCACGGGGCAGAAGGGCCTACCGGTATGCGGCAGCGTCTCCACTGCGGCGTTCTCGCTGGCCCAACGGCTGGGCTGCTCGCCCATCGTTCTGGTCGGACAAGACCTCGCCTACACCGGAGGTCACGCCTACGCGACGGGGACAGCCTACGAAGCTTCGAGAGCCTGCATCTCGGAAGACGGCAAGTCCCTCGACCTGTCCTGGTGCACCACCCTCAGAGAGACGCACGACGCGGGCGCAGCTCCGATGCACGACAAGGAGCCCCTGGAGTGGGTCACCGGTTGGGGCGGCGGCGAGCCAGTTCCCAGCGGTCTCAGCTTCTCGCCGGTGCGCGCCTGGTTCGGCCAGGCCGCGCGGGTGCTGGCTCGAGAAACCCCGAACCTGAAGCTGGTCAACGCCACGGAGGGTGGCGCTCGCATCGATGGCTTCCAAGAGGTGGCTTTGGCCGAGATCCTCTCGGGACTGCCCGAGCGCGGCCCCAGCGTGGAGGAGCTCGTCACGCGAGCGCGCGCGGCGGCACGCCCGCTGGATGCCGCCGCCATCGCGGACTTCCTGCAGGAGCAAGTGCGTGCGACGCGGCGAGTCCGACGCGCGGCAGAAGGTCTGAAGAAGCTCGCGCGAAACGCGCTCAAGCACATGGACCGCGACGACGCGGGGCGTGTTGCTCGCGGCTTCCGCAAGCTCGAGGCGGCGGAAGCCGAGCTTCGCGACTCCGTGCGCGGCGCACCCTTGGTGGACGCGTGGTGCTTCGCCGACGTGGACGCCGAAATGGAGGTCCCCGATCACTCCGACGATGCGCGGGCACAGGCCCGTGACGGTCTCCTACGTGAGGCCCGCATCGCCACTGCAGTCTCCCGTGCTGCGACCGAGCTCGTACGACGAGCCGAGCAAATCGCAACACGAATGAAACGAGAGCCTGGCCCCGAAAAATCCAGGCGCTGA
- a CDS encoding SIS domain-containing protein translates to MLVSNIDVLALDIDGVLTDGRVGISPGGNEQKEIAFRDLDAIHMAKRAGLRVALVTGEEGPMVELIARRIGADHVIAGAKDKHGAIHALANTVNAKPAQICFVGDADRDARAFGCVGLGLAPADASPRARARAHRVLTQRGGAGAVAEAVDLVLTLREDSAQGPARTIELARIVDESLEAHRRFRQESLPLLADVAHALVQAFRKGNKLLLCGNGGSAADSQHVAAEIVGRFAREREPWPAMALSTDTSILTAVGNDWAFEDIFARQVRAFARPGDVVCGISTSGNSENVARALRVAKERGALTLSFTGVRGGAVAELADIAFLAPSERTARIQELHILAWHAVCEVVEASLCGEHFAA, encoded by the coding sequence ATGTTGGTGAGCAACATCGACGTGCTGGCGTTGGACATCGACGGCGTATTGACCGACGGTCGCGTCGGCATCAGCCCTGGCGGGAACGAGCAGAAGGAGATCGCCTTCCGCGACCTGGACGCCATCCACATGGCCAAACGCGCAGGCCTGCGCGTGGCGCTGGTGACGGGTGAAGAAGGCCCCATGGTCGAGCTCATTGCCCGGCGCATCGGCGCGGATCACGTGATCGCCGGCGCCAAGGACAAGCACGGAGCAATCCACGCGTTGGCCAACACCGTGAACGCCAAGCCTGCTCAGATCTGCTTCGTGGGTGACGCGGACCGGGACGCTCGGGCCTTCGGCTGCGTGGGCCTGGGCCTGGCCCCAGCGGACGCCTCACCGCGGGCGAGAGCGCGCGCCCACCGCGTGCTCACGCAGCGCGGAGGTGCGGGCGCCGTGGCGGAAGCAGTGGATCTGGTGCTCACGTTGCGGGAAGACTCGGCGCAAGGGCCGGCACGGACCATCGAGCTGGCGCGCATCGTGGACGAGAGCCTGGAGGCGCACCGCCGCTTCCGGCAAGAGAGCTTGCCGCTCCTCGCCGACGTGGCGCACGCGTTGGTGCAGGCGTTCCGCAAGGGAAACAAGCTGCTCCTGTGTGGCAATGGCGGAAGCGCCGCGGACTCCCAGCACGTAGCTGCGGAGATCGTCGGACGCTTCGCCCGCGAGCGCGAGCCGTGGCCGGCAATGGCGCTGTCCACCGACACTTCCATTCTCACCGCCGTCGGCAACGACTGGGCCTTCGAGGACATCTTCGCTCGGCAGGTGCGAGCGTTCGCTCGCCCGGGGGACGTGGTGTGCGGGATCAGCACCAGTGGCAACAGCGAGAACGTGGCGCGGGCACTTCGAGTCGCGAAGGAGCGAGGCGCGCTCACGCTTTCGTTCACGGGCGTCCGAGGCGGCGCCGTGGCGGAGCTCGCGGACATCGCCTTCTTGGCTCCCAGCGAGCGGACGGCCCGAATTCAAGAGCTTCACATCCTCGCTTGGCATGCGGTCTGCGAGGTCGTGGAAGCGTCGCTCTGTGGTGAGCACTTCGCCGCGTGA
- a CDS encoding motility protein A: MDVGTLIGIVVGFGLIIGSIMLNGSIGAFIDLPSALIVVGGTVAATLIMEKMQHVVGAIQVAKNAFLQKQSDATKTIQVILELSNRARREGILALENEAVDDAFLAKGLRMAVDGIPREEIRETLTVEMVSMKQRHNRGQKLFKFAATTAPAMGMIGTLIGLVQMLRTLNDPSSIGPSMAVALLTTMYGALLAFLIAGPIAEKLARRSQEESANMTVIIEGIDSIVKGHNAAVIKEKLEARLSPKERSQEDAA; the protein is encoded by the coding sequence GTGGACGTTGGAACGCTGATCGGAATCGTCGTCGGATTCGGCCTCATCATCGGTTCGATCATGTTGAACGGATCGATCGGCGCCTTCATCGATCTCCCGAGCGCGCTGATCGTGGTGGGGGGGACCGTCGCGGCCACGTTGATCATGGAGAAGATGCAGCACGTGGTCGGGGCGATTCAGGTAGCGAAGAACGCCTTCCTGCAAAAGCAGAGTGACGCCACCAAGACCATCCAGGTGATCCTGGAGCTGTCCAATCGCGCGCGTCGAGAAGGCATCCTGGCGCTCGAGAACGAAGCCGTGGACGACGCGTTCCTGGCCAAGGGCTTGCGCATGGCGGTGGATGGCATCCCCCGTGAAGAGATCCGCGAGACGCTCACGGTGGAGATGGTCAGCATGAAACAGCGCCACAACCGCGGTCAAAAGCTGTTCAAGTTCGCGGCCACCACGGCGCCGGCCATGGGCATGATCGGAACGCTCATTGGTCTGGTGCAGATGCTCCGAACCTTGAACGACCCGTCGTCCATCGGCCCCTCCATGGCGGTGGCGCTGCTCACTACGATGTACGGTGCGCTGCTGGCGTTCCTGATCGCGGGCCCCATCGCAGAGAAGCTGGCGCGCCGGTCGCAGGAGGAGTCCGCCAACATGACTGTCATCATCGAGGGCATTGACTCCATCGTGAAGGGCCACAACGCCGCGGTGATCAAGGAAAAGCTCGAAGCTCGATTGTCTCCCAAGGAGCGCAGCCAAGAAGACGCTGCGTGA
- a CDS encoding flagellin FliC, producing the protein MALVTQTNVASLEAQRNMSRTQSMLQKNYARLSSGFRINTAADDAAGLAISESMRTQIRSYVVAERNANDAVSMTQTAESALGEMHNIIGRMRELAMQGANGSMTGTDRGYLDTEFKALQSELTRIQSTPQFNGKQLLSQTANTITFQIGLNNTAADRLSLTFGGLGLSTLLAATTTLGGATAGNSLGALSRIDAALTTISTSRAKYGAAMNRLEIVTASIQTARLNLSAANSRIRDVDVAEETAALAKNQVLSQAGVTVLAQANQLPQMALNLVRGG; encoded by the coding sequence ATGGCGCTCGTAACCCAAACCAACGTTGCATCGCTCGAAGCTCAGAGAAACATGAGCCGAACGCAGTCCATGCTGCAGAAGAACTACGCTCGGCTTTCCAGCGGGTTCCGCATCAACACTGCGGCAGACGACGCCGCCGGCCTCGCCATCAGCGAGAGCATGCGCACCCAGATCCGCTCCTACGTGGTCGCGGAACGCAACGCCAACGACGCGGTCAGCATGACCCAGACGGCGGAATCCGCGCTCGGCGAGATGCACAACATCATCGGCCGCATGCGCGAGCTGGCGATGCAAGGTGCGAACGGCAGCATGACCGGCACCGATCGCGGCTACCTCGACACGGAGTTCAAGGCGCTCCAGTCGGAGCTCACGCGCATTCAGAGCACGCCGCAGTTCAACGGCAAGCAGCTGCTGTCCCAGACGGCCAACACCATCACCTTCCAAATCGGCTTGAACAACACCGCGGCGGACCGGCTCTCGCTGACGTTCGGCGGCCTCGGCCTCTCCACGTTGCTCGCGGCTACCACCACCCTGGGCGGCGCGACGGCGGGCAACTCCCTCGGCGCGCTGTCACGGATCGACGCCGCCCTCACCACCATCAGCACCAGCCGGGCGAAGTACGGCGCGGCGATGAATCGCCTCGAGATCGTGACCGCGAGCATCCAGACCGCGCGGCTCAATCTCTCCGCAGCCAACAGCCGCATCCGCGACGTGGACGTGGCCGAGGAGACCGCCGCCCTGGCGAAGAACCAGGTGCTCTCCCAGGCCGGCGTGACGGTACTGGCTCAGGCCAACCAGCTCCCGCAAATGGCCCTGAACCTCGTCCGCGGAGGGTAA
- a CDS encoding SDR family oxidoreductase: protein MEPPRFSVTHRFDLSGHVVVVTGGAGLLGRQHAEAIAEAGGVPVIADVRGDAARGLAEEIAYATGGTVGAIQMDVTNKISVERALREIVGTHGRVSGLVNNAALNPKVEGGGLSSSRLETLSLERFRLEVDVGLSGAFLCSQVFGTHMAETGGGVIVNISSDLGIIAPDQRIYERAGTSEAEQPKKPVTYSVIKGGLVMLTKYLATYWAESDVRVNTLSPGGVFAGQPEDFIEKLTNLIPMGRMARPDEYKAALVFLLSDASSYMTGSNLVIDGGRTCW, encoded by the coding sequence CTGGAGCCGCCGCGTTTCTCCGTCACTCATCGCTTCGACCTGAGCGGCCACGTCGTTGTCGTCACCGGCGGAGCGGGCCTCTTGGGTCGCCAGCATGCCGAGGCCATCGCGGAAGCGGGTGGCGTGCCGGTGATCGCCGACGTGCGGGGAGACGCAGCCCGCGGCCTCGCCGAGGAGATCGCCTACGCGACCGGCGGCACCGTGGGCGCCATCCAGATGGACGTGACCAACAAGATCTCGGTGGAGCGTGCGCTCCGCGAGATCGTCGGCACCCACGGCCGCGTGAGCGGCTTGGTGAACAACGCCGCGCTCAACCCCAAGGTGGAGGGTGGCGGGCTGTCGTCCTCGCGGCTGGAGACGTTGTCTCTCGAGCGCTTCCGGTTGGAGGTGGACGTCGGACTCTCGGGCGCGTTTCTCTGCTCTCAGGTGTTCGGAACCCACATGGCCGAGACCGGCGGCGGCGTGATCGTGAACATCTCGTCGGACCTCGGGATCATCGCGCCGGATCAGCGGATCTACGAGCGCGCAGGTACATCCGAGGCGGAGCAGCCCAAGAAGCCCGTCACTTACTCGGTGATCAAGGGCGGCTTGGTGATGCTCACCAAGTACCTCGCCACGTACTGGGCGGAGTCGGACGTTCGAGTGAACACCCTCTCTCCGGGAGGCGTGTTCGCGGGTCAGCCGGAGGACTTCATCGAGAAGCTCACGAACCTGATACCGATGGGTCGCATGGCGAGGCCGGACGAATACAAGGCCGCCCTCGTGTTCCTGCTCTCGGACGCTTCCAGCTACATGACCGGCTCGAACCTGGTGATCGATGGAGGACGAACATGTTGGTGA
- a CDS encoding methyltransferase domain-containing protein, which yields MRASRDRVRSYPGLRGAAPPTLAFYVELGRRARGHRVLDVGSGAGEGAAVLARFAREVVGLERDAEALAFSRQVAPTAEFVQHDVARPIKGEPADAAVIADVLGHVSNDLLVLLSVRDALVPGGALLIAEPRASLGQRLLPPARRAYSPEQLESLAARAGFRIAQWLSQNGTFVAALFERDDDSCRAALARASRAELEGDFDAALEAFERARQSSDRDVLREAWMGSGRCLMARGDGDGCVMAFGHAHDVDPGAAMPLARLSQVAWLTGSVEDAVVLAMQASKLDSANPIAAHVAALGAEHLAHPDAFGAWRIAALLAPAELDVVGPLSRLATTRGDAPFAISLFERLRSYGDALGVGFHVTLGYLLLSEGRRADARLEAELAVRLDPKDTDAAELLAATSSQRQLD from the coding sequence GTGCGCGCGAGCCGCGACCGGGTGCGGAGCTATCCGGGCCTTCGAGGCGCCGCGCCGCCCACCCTGGCGTTCTACGTCGAGCTCGGGCGCCGAGCACGCGGCCACAGGGTGTTGGACGTCGGCTCCGGTGCCGGCGAAGGTGCGGCGGTGCTGGCGCGCTTCGCGCGCGAAGTCGTCGGCCTCGAGCGTGACGCGGAAGCGTTGGCGTTCTCGCGCCAGGTCGCCCCCACCGCCGAGTTCGTGCAGCATGACGTCGCGCGGCCCATCAAGGGCGAGCCCGCGGACGCCGCCGTGATCGCCGACGTGCTCGGCCACGTATCGAACGACCTCTTGGTGCTGCTCTCCGTGCGGGACGCGCTGGTCCCTGGGGGCGCGCTGCTGATCGCCGAACCGCGGGCGAGTCTCGGGCAACGCCTGCTGCCTCCGGCTCGACGCGCCTATTCGCCCGAGCAGCTCGAGAGCCTCGCCGCGCGCGCGGGCTTTCGTATCGCTCAGTGGCTCTCGCAGAATGGCACCTTCGTCGCCGCGCTTTTCGAACGCGACGACGACTCCTGTCGCGCTGCCCTGGCCCGCGCCTCTCGCGCGGAGCTCGAGGGCGACTTCGACGCGGCGCTGGAAGCCTTCGAGCGAGCTCGGCAGAGCTCGGATCGCGACGTGCTGCGCGAGGCCTGGATGGGCAGCGGGCGCTGCTTGATGGCGCGCGGGGACGGCGACGGCTGCGTGATGGCCTTCGGACACGCTCACGACGTGGATCCGGGAGCGGCCATGCCCCTCGCACGGCTTTCGCAAGTCGCCTGGCTCACGGGCAGCGTGGAGGACGCCGTCGTTCTCGCCATGCAAGCGTCCAAGCTGGATTCGGCCAACCCCATCGCTGCCCACGTGGCCGCCCTGGGCGCCGAGCACCTGGCGCATCCGGACGCGTTTGGCGCTTGGCGAATCGCGGCGTTGCTCGCCCCCGCGGAGCTCGACGTCGTCGGCCCTCTGTCGCGCCTCGCCACCACCCGGGGCGACGCTCCCTTCGCCATCTCGCTGTTCGAACGTCTGCGCTCCTATGGCGACGCCTTGGGCGTGGGCTTTCACGTCACGCTCGGCTACCTGCTGCTCAGCGAAGGTCGACGAGCGGACGCACGCCTGGAGGCGGAGCTGGCCGTGCGGCTCGATCCGAAGGACACGGACGCCGCAGAGCTCTTGGCCGCCACCAGCAGCCAGCGCCAACTCGACTGA
- the fliS gene encoding flagellar export chaperone FliS translates to MMQTAALRYQQVEVTTSGPGEVLVALYDGLFRFLNGSRVCLERGDRPNASQLLSKAYAVVSELYIALDHEVAPELCANLESLYGFCMDRITFANIHGDQKAVEEVIRVLTPLREAWGVAVVEAKKEAAKVR, encoded by the coding sequence ATGATGCAGACCGCCGCTCTCAGGTATCAACAAGTCGAAGTCACCACGTCGGGCCCTGGCGAAGTGCTGGTGGCACTCTACGACGGCTTGTTTCGCTTCCTGAACGGGTCGCGCGTCTGCTTGGAGCGGGGCGACCGACCGAACGCTTCCCAGCTCCTGTCCAAGGCCTACGCCGTGGTGAGCGAGCTGTACATCGCACTCGATCACGAGGTGGCACCGGAGCTGTGCGCCAACCTGGAGTCGCTCTACGGCTTTTGCATGGATCGCATCACTTTCGCGAACATCCATGGAGATCAGAAAGCCGTCGAAGAAGTCATCCGCGTCCTGACCCCGCTCAGAGAGGCCTGGGGCGTGGCCGTCGTGGAAGCGAAGAAGGAGGCTGCGAAGGTGAGATGA